The Nostoc sp. 'Lobaria pulmonaria (5183) cyanobiont' DNA window GTAGGAGATGTTGCTGATGCGAACGCGATCGCCATAGCGAATTGGACTTGCATCGCCAGAAGCATTAGTAATCTGCCAGCTCTGTTTATCCTCATCATAGCCATCTTGCCAATAGTAACAATCATGGCTATCTGCGAAAGCTCCCAAAACATTATTGTTGCCTATTGCTGATTCTGTCGTGCTGATTTTGATGCGGCTGTTGGATTGAACCTCGCCATTGCCGCCCACAAGTTTAAGTTTTACTACTTTTTTTTTCTCTTGACCCAACTTCGGCCAATTGTAGCGTCCTTGATCAACCGCAATCCAGTATTTACCGCTCTCGTGTTTAAGATAAAAGTTATCATCAAACTTAACGACATCTTGATCAGACATGAGGATGTTCTCCTGATTAATTACACATTTGTGTTGCCAAAACTTATCCAGAAATAGCAAAAGGTTTCTTGACGACCTCGACCGAAATCAGATCGCGATCTGTTTTTCAAGTCAATCTGTTCTAGATGAACTTCTGTAGCGATGTCTACGGCAAGCCCTACGGGTGACGCTCCTACGTCGCTAACCGCTACCGCTAACGCCAGTTCCTTTATGCCGGGGAACCCGTCTAACAGATTGGCTCACCGCTTTGCGTCTACGCTTTTTATGATGATCGATCGCTAAATCGTACCTGTATATTTTAATTCTCCATCAATATTTTCAATTCCATTTAAGACGATTGAGCTTTTGTTCGGCGAACCATCGCGCTTTTTGCAAGTGGCTGAGAGTACATCTCCATTAATAGAGATTTCGGTAGAACTTTGGTCGAAACTACTAGGTTGATTTGGGTCGGTTACTTTTAATTCTCCATCAATATTTTCAATTCCCATCAAGACAATTGAGGTTTGGTTCGGCGATTTATCGCGCTTTTCGCAAGTGGCTGATAGGACATTTCCGTTAACAGAGATTTCGGTGCAAGATTGTTGATAGCTACTACTCATTAGCTTTTGGTTCTTCTATTTTGTTGATGAACAATTACTGATGTAACACTATACATACCTTACAATATCAAGTCAAAACAGAAATCAATCTTTAACAAAAGTACAATGAGTTTTGATAACTTAAATAACTATATTATTAATATTATTAATTGCATAGTAACAAATTATATGTATTATAAAATATCTAAAAAACTATACTATTAACATTATTTATTGACTAATAACAAATTATATGCGTCAAAAAAGTATAAGAATGATATATTGACATAGAAAACCAAGTGCAATTCTTTTATGGTGTCTAATTTTAGAATGTTAATAGCATGATATTAACCTTGTTTTATCAGTTTGAGATCACCCAATTGCTGAAAGGCTTTCAGAAGTTTACTTTTCAATTTTTGGCTAGAAATTTTAGTTAATGTCAGAAAACAAACTCTCAAACCTTGGTTAAATCAAAGTTCCAGAGTCTAACTTCGATTCTTATTTTCCAACAGTGAAAAAACAAGGTTAAGTACGGCTCAGTAGCGTTTTCGATGCTCCACCCCGCAAGCTCCAAGTGATGTCTACTGAAGTTTTACTAATACCTCTTACATAGATGCTCTCTACCATTATGTGTAAATATTAGCTATACATACTTACTTAAGCAAACTTGATGTGATTAATCAACGCTAAAATTCCGAACTAAGAGTTATAAATCGCAAATTATTATGACCATTTATGCGTATTCATCCTCACCTAATTTTAGCCCTACTAATCTTTTTCTTAATAACAACTGTTTTACCAGCCACTGCCCAGTATTCTCTTTCCCCAACTCAATCCCCAGTCACCCTACTCGAAAAAGGAAAACAACTTTATGATGCCGGAAAGTTGGTAGAAGCTGCACAAATTTGGTCAGAAGCAGCTCAGATATTTCAGCAAAGCAAACAGCAGCACTATCAAGCATTAAATTACAACTATTTAGCGATCGCTTATCAAGACTTGGGCAAGTGGTCAGCAGCGCGATCGCTAATCACCCAAGCAGAGAATATCCTAAAAACAATGGATGATTCTTTCCTTTATGCTCAAGTCCTCAACACCCAAGGAAGTTTACAATTTAACACTGGACAACCGGAATTAGCCTTAGAAACTTGGCAGCAGTCCGAGAAAATCTATCGTTCCCTCAAGGATGTAAC harbors:
- a CDS encoding CVNH domain-containing protein is translated as MSSSYQQSCTEISVNGNVLSATCEKRDKSPNQTSIVLMGIENIDGELKVTDPNQPSSFDQSSTEISINGDVLSATCKKRDGSPNKSSIVLNGIENIDGELKYTGTI